In Oenanthe melanoleuca isolate GR-GAL-2019-014 chromosome 9, OMel1.0, whole genome shotgun sequence, the following are encoded in one genomic region:
- the PTTG1IP gene encoding pituitary tumor-transforming gene 1 protein-interacting protein: MAPALPLCALALALLPAAVTAQDVPADCHQYTNRSCEECLKNVTCLWCASSRRCMEYPVRRILPPADLCELRSARWGVCWVNFEALIIAMSVVGGTILIMLGVCCCCCCCKKKSKKPDKDDERAAREREKRRVRQEERRAEMKSRHDEIRRKYGLFKEENPYAKFEN, translated from the exons atggccccggcgctgccgctctGCGCGCTCGCCCTGGCGCTGCTGCCCGCCGCTGTCACCGCGCAGGACGTGCCCGCAG atTGTCACCAGTATACAAACAGGAGCTGTGAAGAGTGCCTGAAAAATGTCACT TGCCTGTggtgtgccagcagcaggaggtgcaTGGAATACCCCGTCCGGAGGATCCTTCCCCCGGCCGACCTGTGCGAGCTGCGCTCTGCGCGCTGGGGCGTCTGCTGGG TGAACTTTGAAGCCCTGATCATTGCAATGTCTGTGGTGGGAGGAACAATTCTGATCATGCTGGgggtctgctgctgctgctgctgttgtaagaaaaagagcaaaaa GCCAGACAAGGATGATgagagagcagccagggagcGGGAGAAGAGGCGGGTGCGGCAGGAGGAGAG gagagcagagatgaAATCACGGCATGATGAAATCCGAAGAAAATACG GCCTGTTCAAGGAAGAGAACCCTTATGCAAAATTTGAGAATTAG
- the LOC130256602 gene encoding small ubiquitin-related modifier 3-like, whose protein sequence is MSEEKRRFSIQDGVEAEKEHIELRVVGQDGSVVHFRIKQHAPLSKLMTAYCGRQGLSLKHIMFLFDGQPIKEADTPALLEMEHEDTIEVYHQQTGGGC, encoded by the exons ATGTCGGAGGAGAAGCGCCGG TTTTCCATCCAGGATGGCGTGGAAGCGGAGAAGGAGCACATCGAGCTGAGAGTTGTCGGGCAGGACGGCTCCGTGGTGCACTTCAGGATCAAGCAGCACGCTCCGCTGAGCAAGCTGATGACGGCGTACTGCGGCCGGCAG GGCTTGTCACTGAAGCACATTATGTTCCTGTTTGATGGACAGCCAATTAAAGAAGCAGACACACCTGCACTG CTGGAGATGGAACATGAAGACACGATTGAAGTGTACCATCAGCAGACAGGTGGAGGGTGCTAA